One segment of Anatilimnocola aggregata DNA contains the following:
- a CDS encoding protein kinase domain-containing protein — MAVALETVVKQLEDSGIVAQGKLENFIPPKAAPKDAHELVAQLVKEHHLTKFQAAQVAAGKSKSLILGEYTILDRIGAGGMGQVLKALHRRMDRTVAIKMLPSATMKDAAAIARFEREVRAAAKLSHPNIVAAHDAGQANGVHFLVMEYVEGQDLSALVKKNGAFPVAKATNYILQAARGLEFAHGEGVVHRDIKPANLLLDKKGVVKILDMGLARIESDGETATQAELTGTGAVMGTVDYMAPEQAMSTKSADARADIYSLGCSLFYLLTGKPTFEGETITAKLVAHQAHPIPELRKACSEASAELESVFSKMLAKKLEDRYQSMSEVIADLERLGGRSQTSLGTSQAASTNCENSALTFLKDMPIQQTLHKSKATKKIAAAKSNDGKQPPWKNTKVLIGAAFLGVLVLAGIIVSLQTKDGTLIVEVDQPDAMVQVLDSEGKVEVSQKGVAGKVTISVDPGKHRLRVEKNGFVVFGQEFEMESGGKKAITAKLVSVKMQSTTNEVALDFDGKSSFVYTPLVYKNDGPLTVEAFVVARNRKVGTVISNASDTGFSLEIVKSKWAASSLTKSQTTTQVSLAEVEGEKSHLAAVFDGTSIRLFKDGVLQGASVADQEFVSRPYQIVIGADPTGKKGPQLPVSPSAVFDGIIDEVRISKVARYTGDFKPDPRFTPDADTIALYHFDEGSGDTAFDSSDNKHHAKIVGAKWVKADSSNLGAVATASTSKSPAVSFLTATSPVPPLAKAPFDAAQAKQHQQAWAKHLGTEVETTNSVGMKMVLIPPGEFMMGSTDEQVAAALKAAEETKADQGTKDRIEKAERPQHQVVITKPFLMGATEVTVGQFKNFSASGYVTAAEQEELKAKASPPPVVPGQPAKPIQTYLKPGYVVADDSPAAVITWNDAVAYCNWLSVQEKLDPCYVLNGNTSQLQPNKNGYRLPTEAEWEYACRAGTTTQYSFGDDHQQLEQYGWYNKNHGGRTHAVGTKLPNPFGLSDMHGNVWEWCQDYYDEKWHEKTLANDPNGPFSGSDRVLRGGHWNYYASYCRSAYRGNNSPSHRNNVSGFRVVRVW; from the coding sequence ATGGCCGTCGCCCTCGAAACCGTCGTCAAGCAGCTCGAAGACAGCGGGATCGTTGCCCAGGGCAAACTCGAAAACTTCATTCCGCCCAAAGCCGCTCCCAAGGACGCCCACGAACTCGTCGCTCAATTGGTCAAAGAGCATCACCTGACCAAGTTTCAGGCGGCTCAGGTTGCCGCCGGGAAATCCAAGTCACTGATCCTCGGTGAGTACACCATCCTGGATCGCATCGGGGCTGGCGGTATGGGGCAAGTCCTGAAAGCACTTCACAGGCGTATGGATCGCACCGTGGCGATCAAGATGTTGCCAAGTGCGACGATGAAAGATGCAGCCGCGATTGCCCGCTTTGAACGTGAAGTCAGAGCCGCTGCCAAGCTGAGTCATCCCAACATCGTCGCCGCTCACGATGCTGGCCAAGCCAATGGCGTCCACTTCCTGGTTATGGAATACGTCGAAGGACAAGACCTCTCGGCGTTGGTGAAGAAGAACGGTGCGTTCCCCGTCGCCAAAGCGACCAACTACATCTTGCAAGCCGCTCGTGGACTGGAGTTCGCTCACGGCGAAGGCGTCGTCCATCGAGACATCAAGCCCGCCAACCTGCTCTTGGACAAAAAGGGCGTCGTTAAGATCCTCGACATGGGCTTGGCTCGCATCGAGTCGGACGGCGAAACGGCCACCCAAGCCGAACTGACCGGCACCGGGGCGGTGATGGGAACCGTGGACTACATGGCCCCCGAGCAGGCCATGAGTACCAAGAGTGCCGACGCACGGGCCGACATCTACAGCCTGGGCTGTTCGCTCTTCTATCTGTTGACCGGCAAGCCGACATTCGAGGGCGAGACGATCACGGCCAAGCTCGTCGCTCATCAAGCTCATCCCATTCCAGAACTTCGCAAGGCATGTAGCGAAGCCTCGGCAGAACTGGAATCCGTCTTCAGCAAGATGCTGGCTAAGAAGCTCGAAGATCGCTACCAGTCGATGAGCGAAGTGATCGCTGACCTGGAGCGACTTGGCGGCCGCTCGCAGACATCACTCGGGACTTCGCAAGCGGCCAGCACTAATTGTGAAAACAGTGCGTTGACGTTCCTCAAGGACATGCCGATCCAGCAGACGCTTCATAAGTCGAAGGCCACTAAGAAGATCGCCGCTGCCAAGTCGAACGATGGGAAGCAGCCACCGTGGAAGAACACCAAGGTGCTGATCGGTGCGGCGTTCCTCGGCGTGTTGGTCCTGGCGGGCATCATCGTTTCACTCCAAACCAAGGACGGCACGCTCATCGTCGAAGTCGATCAGCCCGATGCGATGGTGCAGGTGTTGGACTCGGAAGGCAAAGTCGAGGTCAGTCAGAAAGGCGTGGCTGGCAAAGTCACGATCAGCGTCGATCCAGGCAAGCATCGTCTGCGTGTTGAGAAAAATGGATTCGTTGTATTCGGCCAAGAGTTCGAGATGGAGTCGGGCGGCAAGAAAGCGATTACGGCGAAGTTGGTATCCGTGAAGATGCAATCGACTACGAATGAAGTCGCTCTGGATTTCGATGGAAAGTCGAGCTTTGTCTATACGCCACTGGTTTACAAGAACGATGGTCCACTCACGGTCGAAGCATTTGTAGTGGCTCGCAACAGAAAGGTGGGCACGGTCATATCAAATGCAAGCGACACCGGTTTTAGCCTCGAAATTGTGAAGTCGAAATGGGCCGCCAGTTCCCTAACAAAATCACAAACGACGACCCAAGTATCGCTGGCGGAAGTCGAAGGCGAGAAAAGTCATCTTGCGGCAGTGTTTGATGGAACGAGCATCCGGTTATTCAAGGATGGAGTATTACAAGGTGCATCGGTGGCAGACCAGGAATTCGTTAGTCGCCCGTATCAAATCGTCATTGGGGCCGACCCAACAGGAAAAAAAGGGCCGCAACTACCTGTAAGTCCTTCTGCCGTCTTCGACGGCATCATCGACGAAGTTCGCATCTCCAAGGTCGCCCGCTACACCGGCGACTTCAAACCCGATCCTCGCTTCACTCCCGACGCCGATACCATTGCCCTCTATCACTTCGACGAGGGCAGCGGCGACACGGCCTTTGATTCGTCGGACAATAAGCATCACGCCAAGATCGTCGGGGCGAAGTGGGTGAAGGCCGACTCATCGAATCTGGGAGCAGTTGCGACCGCTTCGACATCGAAATCGCCTGCCGTTTCCTTCCTAACGGCGACTAGCCCCGTCCCGCCACTCGCTAAAGCCCCCTTCGACGCCGCTCAAGCCAAGCAACATCAACAAGCCTGGGCCAAGCATCTCGGCACCGAGGTCGAGACGACCAACAGCGTCGGCATGAAAATGGTTCTCATCCCGCCCGGCGAGTTCATGATGGGCAGCACGGATGAGCAAGTTGCAGCTGCTCTCAAGGCAGCGGAGGAAACCAAAGCCGATCAAGGTACAAAAGACCGCATCGAAAAGGCGGAGCGCCCCCAGCATCAGGTCGTGATCACCAAGCCCTTCCTCATGGGTGCCACGGAAGTGACGGTGGGCCAGTTCAAGAACTTCTCTGCCTCTGGCTACGTCACCGCAGCCGAGCAAGAAGAGCTCAAAGCTAAGGCGTCTCCACCGCCGGTCGTTCCTGGTCAGCCGGCCAAACCGATCCAGACTTACCTCAAACCCGGCTACGTTGTGGCGGACGATTCACCCGCGGCGGTGATTACCTGGAACGATGCAGTGGCCTACTGCAATTGGCTTTCTGTGCAAGAAAAACTCGATCCCTGTTATGTGCTGAACGGGAACACCAGTCAGTTGCAACCGAACAAGAATGGCTATCGTTTGCCGACCGAAGCCGAATGGGAATACGCCTGTCGGGCTGGTACGACGACGCAGTATTCGTTTGGCGACGACCACCAGCAGTTAGAGCAATATGGTTGGTACAACAAAAACCATGGCGGTCGAACGCATGCGGTGGGAACCAAGCTGCCCAACCCGTTCGGCCTGTCCGACATGCATGGCAATGTATGGGAGTGGTGCCAAGATTACTACGACGAAAAGTGGCACGAGAAGACCCTCGCCAACGACCCAAATGGCCCATTTTCCGGCTCCGATCGCGTGCTCCGTGGCGGCCACTGGAACTACTACGCTTCCTACTGTCGGTCTGCGTATCGCGGCAACAACTCGCCGTCGCACCGTAACAACGTCAGCGGTTTTCGTGTCGTGCGGGTGTGGTAG